The following are encoded together in the Chlorocebus sabaeus isolate Y175 chromosome 20, mChlSab1.0.hap1, whole genome shotgun sequence genome:
- the TENT5C gene encoding terminal nucleotidyltransferase 5C produces MAEESSCTRDCLSFSVLNWDQVSRLHEVLTEVVPIHGRGNFPTLEITLKDIVQTVRSRLEEAGIKVQDVRLNGSAAGHVLVKDNGLGCKDLDLIFHVALPTEAEFQLVRDVVLCSLLNFLPEGVNKLKISPVTLKEAYVQKLVKVCTDTDRWSLISLSNKNGKNVELKFVDSIRRQFEFSVDSFQIILDSLLFFYDCSNNPISEHFHPTVIGESMYGDFEEAFDHLQNRLIATKNPEEIRGGGLLKYSNLLVRDFRPTDQEEIKTLERYMCSRFFIDFPDILEQQRKLETYLQNHFAEEERSKYDYLMILRRVVNESTVCLMGHERRQTLNLISLLALRVLAEQNIIPNATNVTCYYQPAPYVSDGNFSNYYVAHPPVTYSQPYPTWLPCN; encoded by the coding sequence ATGGCAGAGGAGAGCAGCTGTACCAGGGACTGCCTGTCCTTCAGCGTGCTCAATTGGGATCAGGTTAGCCGGCTGCACGAGGTCCTGACTGAGGTTGTACCTATCCACGGACGAGGCAACTTTCCAACCTTGGAGATAACTCTGAAGGACATCGTCCAGACCGTCCGCAGTCGGCTGGAAGAGGCAGGCATCAAAGTGCAGGACGTCCGGCTGAATGGCTCTGCAGCTGGCCACGTTTTGGTCAAAGACAATGGCTTGGGCTGCAAAGACCTGGACCTAATCTTCCATGTGGCTCTTCCAACAGAGGCAGAATTTCAGCTGGTTAGAGATGTGGTTCTGTGTTCCCTTCTGAACTTCCTGCCAGAGGGTGTGAACAAGCTCAAAATCAGTCCAGTCACTCTGAAGGAGGCATATGTGCAGAAGCTAGTGAAGGTTTGCACGGACACTGACCGCTGGAGCCTGATCTCCCTCTCCAACAAGAATGGGAAGAACGTGGAGCTGAAGTTTGTCGACTCCATTCGGCGTCAGTTTGAGTTCAGTGTGGACTCTTTCCAAATCATCCTggattctttgcttttcttctatGACTGTTCCAATAACCCCATCTCTGAGCACTTCCACCCCACCGTGATTGGGGAGAGCATGTATGGGGACTTTGAGGAAGCTTTTGACCATCTGCAGAACAGACTGATTGCCACCAAGAACCCAGAAGAAATCAGAGGCGGGGGACTTCTCAAGTACAGCAACCTTCTCGTACGGGACTTCAGGCCCACGgaccaggaagaaatcaaaactCTAGAGCGCTACATGTGCTCCAGATTCTTCATCGACTTCCCGGACATCCTTGAACAGCAGAGGAAGTTGGAGACCTACCTTCAAAACCACTTTGCTGAAGAAGAGAGAAGCAAGTACGACTACCTCATGATCCTTCGCAGGGTGGTGAACGAGAGCACCGTGTGTCTCATGGGGCATGAACGCAGGCAGACCCTGAACCTCATCTCCCTCCTGGCCTTGCGTGTGCTGGCGGAACAAAACATCATCCCCAATGCAACCAATGTCACCTGTTACTACCAGCCGGCTCCTTATGTCAGTGATGGCAACTTCAGCAACTACTACGTTGCCCATCCTCCAGTTACCTACAGCCAGCCTTACCCTACCTGGCTGCCCTGTAACTAA